The DNA segment GTATCAGAAATACTGCCTGACTTTGTTTCTTCTAGCAGAACAGTTGTGTTTGCACTTGCTTCAAATGATAATTCAAGCTTCTGACAGTTGAAACAAATTTCTGTGGTCTCATCCAGTTTGAACTATATAAGTCTGCTGTATTGATTTATTCCAGATATATTAAGTTTCTCAGTTAAAATGTTACCTCAAGAATTTCAGTCGACCGATTTTACTTCGTACAGCTAATGTGGGGATGCTATGTGCAATCATGAGTTTAGTTAGAGAATGTAGCATTTATATCTATGAAATGCAGATCTATTTGCATTTTTTGCAGCTGTCTTAAGCCCTGTACACATATTTAGGAGGTGGATCCAGTCTCATCCAGTTTGAATTCTATAATCTGCTGTACTCATTTATTCCAGATATATTAAGTTTCTCAGTTAAAATAGTACTCAAGAATTTCAGTCAACCGATTTTACTTCGTACAGGTAATGTGGGGATGCTATGTGCAATCATGAGTTTAGTTGGAAATACTGCTCCCAAGAGCATTGTAACGATCTGTTCATTTTCTCTTCAGTAAACTGAGTCACGAAACTGTGCaatgaataataaataaatttttttaCAAATATGTGGTTTTGTCTGACAATACATGTATGTATACTTTTGCTGCGTGCGCCTAATTCAATAACTTACTGCTTTGAACCATGGTTTTCTTACCAACGGCTGGCTATACTGCTGCAAGACACTGAACGTTAGTTTCATCACTGTTGCCACTACATCCCTATCTCTAAAGCTCTTGCACGCAACATATGAGCTGAACAATTGTCAATAAATGCTGTTGCATGCATTGTATTATTCACACTTTTAAATTGCATGCTTTCCAAAAAAAGGAGGATGGATTCAGTTATGAATGCTATAAATGCCACTGCTCCAGCCATCTGCCTACCAAAGCAAAAGCTGTAGTCGCCTTTAAAGTAAATAGAGCATGCAATGGGCAACAGCTGCCGCAGCagctgttttcggcagagatagaaaaagaaagcacaaggCTTCCATCAAATACTTCTTTAAGCCTGGAACTGGTGAGTAAATTCTTCTAAGGTGGAGCTGTGTGAAATGCATCTGTGTTATTTAGCAGCACCTCTCCCCAATTTTAACCTATGTTTACATTATACGTTTTCTGGCTGCCACATTCTTCTTTTAGGTCACCTGGAAAAATGTATCCGAGGGGTTCCCTGCATTAAGAAACACTTACCATTACTGTAGGTCATAAACATTCCGCTCCTGCAGATGCTTCAAAGCACCTTCTTTTGAAACACCTGGTTGTGCCCACTGCCACGGACTTCGCCAGCTTTGCTGCAGAAGAAAGCCGTGAACAAGTTTCTTGCTCGTGCTGCATCAGTTTCGAAGTTCTTTGACTTTGTGTTCTCAAGGGCAAAAAACTATGTCACTCTGTTCTCCATCACTTCGTCTGGAATGCCTCGGCGCCACTGTCCTGCCACAACATTGCCATACATGTCCACGTGGTCATTGCATTTCTCAGACAATGGGTTGTGGACAGTGAGGAAGTTGTGGAGGACATAGGCAGTTTTAACAACGTAGTCCGCATGTTCGGGTTTCAAATTGACGGTTCGAAGAATGATACGCCATCTTGCTGCTGTGATGCCGAACGTATTTTCAGCGTATCGTCTGTCAAAAGAAAACAAATGTGTTTAAATGAACCACTGCTTTTATGAATGCAATTTACAAGAACTTCGTCCACTAGACTACATTTAGGAGAACACTTTAATGCCTGTTGTAGGAGCAGATTTAAAGAATACCAGCGTCAAGAAGTACTACCACATGTTTTCACTATCTTACATTAGTGCTTCCTGCAGTACATAATTTGATGGGTTATTGAAATACCCATTAAGCACAGTGCAATTTCACATCTGCATATAATGCTGCATGCAGCCAGAAATAGAGCGTGTTCTTTCCTTCAAAACACAAAGCTTCTGTATTTTGTTTGCCATGACATTACTGGTGTGAGCTGGTTGTGTAGGAACAGACCACAGACACCAGCCATTAGGAAACCATGCAACCATTTTGACTTTGTTCGTGTATAATCTGATATGAATGTAGGTTTTGGGATAGTTCATTTATCCCTGTAAACAAACCAATGAAAGAAGAAAAGGCAAATTTATTAAAAGAGAAATATGCTTCTTGTTCAGAAAGGAAGCATGGAACATATTCTAACACCAGCTTCATCCATAACAACACAATTTAACAATTAGAAAACATAACACTCACAATAAAGAacttcatctggcttgctcgcgtttcctttcttgaaaacgcaGCTcttgtcactttcctatcaagaatgctatgtcacgctgataatgtGCGCGTCGTTCGTGACCAGGAAGAGCTGGGACCGCAGTGATAACGCTTGGAAAGTATGCGAGCTGGACGACGATTATAGTTGTTTGGCAGGAATATTCCCCATATACTCGATTTCTTTTTTATGAgtgtagcgcttgtcctgtctactTTATCCTTGTGCACGCATCTTTTTCAACAGTGCCTTCATTTGAGGGGAAAAATTTGCAAATACGACTTCTTATACCAGGCTTCACCCATGAAATGTGCAGCATGTTTGCTGACCAGAATGACATACCTCGCTCGGCTCGACCTATAGTTGAATACCCTTCGCTCGTCCTCGGGGTGCTTTTCTGGAAATGGGCGCATAATGTCTCTTCGGCGCTGAAATGCCTCATCCTCAACAAAGGCATAAGGCACAGCTGTCCTTGTCCCAGGAAGCACACCAAGTGAGGGTATGTTGAGATTGCCATCAGTAAGAGCCTTGCCAAATTTACTGTTCTTAAATATGCCTCCGTCACTTTGCCGGCCCTCAGCCCCCACATCAACAAGAACATATTCGCAAGCGCTGTCAACGACAGCCATGAGGACAATTGAGCATGTACCCTGAAATGAAAAATGTCGAGTGCAGGCATGTGTTTGCAAACAGTCACTGTAAAGGTAATTTAAGACTCACGCTTAGGAAACAACACTTGGTATAAGAGTCCCAGCTGCAGGCAACGGCCTTAACCACGTGGGAGAGACGGATCAATCTCCCTCAATATATTTACAGCCATTGTAATGTGTACATGCAGAAATGCACAACAAGGTGTCAAGTTTGTCCGCAATATAAAATCCTGTCTGCACCCTTGCTGCAGATCATTGTTTAAGGGCTTGCAAAATTACTGAAAATTTAATGCAAATAAGTTGAAAATGTCACTTTTTACCTTGTAGTTGTAGTACAGACTTCCAGAATTTTTAGGGCATGTGCTTGCCAACTGCTTTCCATCTACGGCTCCCAGGCAGTTGGGGAATTGCCACCGAGTACAAAATTCATTGGGAACCTTCTTCCACACATCTTGTGAGGGTGTCTAGAATAGATGTTATTAGTCATTAATATTCGTACCAGTATAGCAGCTACAAAAATATAATGGTTCATTCACTTGCATAAAGTGATCCTTGAGACGCTCCCATATAGCTCGGCATGTGTCATGAATGCACTGTCTGGCAGTTTCAATACCTACACGATATGCTAGTGCTACTTGGCATATCTCCTGCCCGGAGGGCAGGTAGCTGTAACGACAAATAAAAATACAAGTGGCAATCAATTTAAGGAACCCGCATTTATGGGCACTTCATCGAGATAAGTTTGCAAAACATTAATTTGCTAGAATTTCTAGTTATATGCAATACAGTGCCAGAGTAAGCACTCGCCAATGAATATATTGAAAGGAGATGATCTGAAGATTATTACATTTATGCCACCTCGTAACAACCTAGTTGAGTTTTATTATGTTGTAGCGAAATTTGTGCAGAGAACATTTCAGAAACGAAAGTTAAAAGTAACACATTGCACAGCAGTCTTAAAAAAGTATTTTTCCATTTATACCAGAAACGAAATGATACAACAAAGAAGAAAACTAGAAGGACAGTGCATTTTTACATacagagcagtggcgtagccagcgggtagcacaccgggcctgtgcccccccccccccccccattttttttcccATTGGATACAGAGCACACAATGACACTCCGCCACACTTATCTGCCCTGACCCCATTacggatcaagaaggtgccctcccgccccccccccccccccgcgaaaaaaatttctgcctacggcaCTGATACCGAGAATGCATATGCATGTCTTCCCCCTGCTTCGAGCTGTAATGCAAAACCAATATGATGAGCAATTGTGCACATGTAGACAGCATCGCTTAGGTATATAGAGGCTGGGCCTCGGCCCActcatagcgtagttcagcgcaaaaaacaggcaacagacgagtgagaggacaaggacactcgtctgttgcctgttttttgcgctgaactacgctatgactgactcgttccaactcgcccaacaagcaacgttgctcgGCCCACTGATAATCAACTTTATGATGGAAACACTACATGGCTTCactctgtgttcttttttttacgtagTAAAAAGTATAGTGCCCAAACATCTGCTTGTACCCGTGCAACTATTGCAGCGCATGCACAGTGCCCCCTAGGTAAGCAGTTTTCCTCACCAACCTCAATGTTATCGCCAGTCGTTCTCCAGGCTCCAGGGGCTTCCTGATGCAATGCATCCGTGTCAGATCCACAGCCACTAAGCTCAGTAGCTTGTCGAAGAGTTGCGGTAGCTTTCTATAGTACTTGTAGAAGAAGACGTGGTCTCCCTCTCGCATGCGGATTATCTGCAATGCGCGTGAAAATTTGTAGAATCAATTGTACAAATCTAAGAGTTGCGGAATACAAATGGTAATCTGGTGTTTTCACGCCGGCCCACCTGGCCGCCGGTAAAGGAaccaattttattttattacttaaTCGATTATAGTTTTGCTGCCGctgtaaaaaaaacagaaaactacTGATAAACAACAAGGGTGGCTTTTTGTTGTTCGTTCCCCCCTCGCTCCCTTTTGACACAGTAAGCACCGTAATGCACATCTGTGCTCAGCAAACAGGCAGGTTCGCTTACAGAAGGTCAGTAGATTACAACTCTCACGAAAGTATCACTTGGATTACTCCAAACTGTGCGCTCtggaaagcacaaaacatacatgCGCGCACAACCTTCAGCGAAAGGCATCCTTCAACAATGACAAACTTGACCGAGAACGATTCGTCAACAGTGGCTTGACTGATCACAGCGACAGTGAAAAATGAAGACTACTTACGGCTGTGTAGTAAAGCCCTTCTTGTTTTCTCTTCAAAAACACGGGCCGCACCCACCAACGTCGGCGCTGCTGACGCCGTCGTTGCTCGCGTCTTCTCCTTAACAATGTAAGAAAAAGGGTCATCTTGAGCATCATTAAAATCTTCGTGCGGTTGGAGAGTGCAGGCATGATGCCGACACAAACACAGACCGGCCACTCGAAACCGCGCGAAACTGCAAAAAAGACGCGCGTAAAGCAGACGCCACCGCACTTGGCATGCCAATGCCGCTGCGGATGCTGAACACACGCCATGTGAAAagttttatttcttattgactttTGCAAGCATGTAACAGAGGCCAATGTTCCGTGCGAGTGGGTGGCATGTAACCTTGTCAAAACAAAGCCAGGCTTGTGAATATGGGTGATAGACATTTTAATGCAAGAGCATTAGTGAAAAAGGCCACCTGTGAAAAAAATGGAAATAGCACTTTTTTCGACTAActtatttcagaaaaactttgttaaatcgaTTTTGGTTCCACGTTAGTTTCGGTAATTTGGGTTGACCACAACGTTGAACCTTACGTGTACCAGCCGGGGAATGCAAATTTTTTCATTAGATATGGAACTACGTAAAATCAGGTTATGTTAGAGAGTTTTCACTGTATTATTATACTGCAGAAAAGGCTAGCCTTGATGGCATCTAAAGTAGTTCCCAACAAACAGCAAACGTTATGGACAGGAGCGGAGGCTTCTCTAGTATTAACAAGGCTTGACATAATTACGGTGTACTAACCACATGCACCGCTGCTTGGCAAGGAAAACAGCAGCATAAACGCAGGAGACAAGAGTGAAGTTGTGGGGAgacaagtagagagagagaaagcgaggcaAGATGAATTCACAGGTGAGGAATGAAGTGAACGATAAGTCAAGGCATAAACAAACAGAATACAGGCAAATTCACACGATGTATTGTTGCTGAAACTGGAAGTTTGCCACAACAATGCTAATCTACAGCAGAAAGCAGGTCGCACTGTGGACATTAGACTGCACTGGTGCCAACATTCAAGGGTTTTCGAGGACATAGTACAATTCCAGGACCATGAAGAGCTTTGAAAACGCACTTTTAAGGTTTTTTAAGGACCTGTACAAACCCTGTCAAAAGTACAGTCTCTTCAGATAAGGTTGGCTGGCCATGTCTGGTAAGCATGTCTTACTTTCAAgtagaacttcttgctgggctagttggtgcatgtttaatgAAAGGAATCAggcctgattcctttcgttaaacTTGTGTTACTTTATTGAGAAAATTCTGTTTTATCCACCAAGTGTCAGGGACAAGTAAATCTGTTCTGCAAGAAAAACGCGTCAAATATATTGTaacagaatagaaagttgggcgagttggtgtatattcatctttaaagaaaagcggcgcacaaaaagacggagacaaagaagagaaccacacacagcgctgcactcacaactgacaACAGTTAAATTTTTTAAGTGGCAGAGAGTTTTACTGTTTTCAAGACGGCTTCTCCTCTTCTAAACACAAACAAACTCGGGGTGTACCTCAGGGGTCCGTACTATCCCCAGTTCTGTTTAACATCTTGCTGAGTGCTATCCTCCTGCATCCAGATGTGAAAActtatgcagacgacattgctttCTTTGCGATGGCCCCAGACATTCATTGTCTATACAGTACACTGCAAGCATACTTAAAGACACTTGAAATTTGGCTAGATGGGTTACAGTTGAACCTGAATGCCAATAAGTGTGCCATTCTCGTTTTTCCTGTTCAAGACGCTGTGCACATATCTATTAATTATAAGCTCCAAGATATCCCGCAAGTCGAAATATTAAAGTACCTTGGAGTTATTTATAATGAACACCTCACTTGGGGTCCCCATATTGAATACGTCGCGACAAAAGGAGTACGCGCTATGGGTGTTTTGCGCAGGGTGAGCAGCCGTAGATCCGGGATGAGAAGAAAGGCACTTTTGATGATATATAAAATGCATATCCGGCCGGTGTTAGAATTTGGTTGTGTTCTATTTTTTGGTGCGCCAGCGTACAAGCTTCGGCCGCTGGTTCTACTTGAGAGAGAAGCTCTACGGCTGTGCTTAGGCCTTCCTAAACATGCTGCAAATGTAGTGCTATACCTAGAAGCGCGCACGCCACCCCTTTTATGCCGATTTAACCTTCTAACGGTGCAAACTTTCTTAAGATTATACGAATCACCCTCTATCCGCGATCAGATAATTTTTATCTCGGACCCTGACTTCTTTTTCTCAGCGCATTGGCCCAAATTTCATAAACCACAAATTGTATATGTTCAGTCGTTACTCGATCTACTAAAGGTACAAATTTGCGATTTGCTTCCTCTGACTACACAAGATAACTATCCTGAAATAATTTATCATGATATTTTTCCGAACCACGCGAAATTGTTACCTTCCGGCATTTTAAATGGTTTGTTGCAAGGACATATACAAAATATGTCAACGAATGTTTTTATTGCAACGGATGCATCGCACTCGGAGGAAACATCTGGTATCggaatattttgccctgaactTGATTGGTCTTTTTCATTGCG comes from the Rhipicephalus sanguineus isolate Rsan-2018 chromosome 6, BIME_Rsan_1.4, whole genome shotgun sequence genome and includes:
- the LOC119395668 gene encoding uncharacterized protein LOC119395668, whose amino-acid sequence is MAVVDSACEYVLVDVGAEGRQSDGGIFKNSKFGKALTDGNLNIPSLGVLPGTRTAVPYAFVEDEAFQRRRDIMRPFPEKHPEDERRVFNYRSSRARRYAENTFGITAARWRIILRTVNLKPEHADYVVKTAYVLHNFLTVHNPLSEKCNDHVDMYGNVVAGQWRRGIPDEVMENRVT